TCGACCGGCTCGGCTACGAGGACCCCGCACTGGCCGGCGTCGAACACCGTGACCTCGTACGCCATCTGCTCGTACAACTGCCCGAGCGGGAACAGCGGATCCTCATGCTCCGGTACTACAACAATCTGACGCAGTCACAGATCAGCCAGGAACTGGGCGTCTCCCAGATGCATGTGTCAAGGCTGCTTGCCCGAAGCTTTGCCCGGCTGCGATCCGCAAACAGGATCGAGGCGTAGCTGGAACGGGTAGACCGTTTCAGGGCCGTTACGGGTCGCATAAAAGCCGCACACCCCCTGTTTCCTGCGCATATTTGCCGGATACTTGTCGACATGTCACTACAGCGTGTTGCCGACATGTGACATTCTGCTGGAACCGCGTTTGCCGCAGTCCCACCTCCGGTATTCAGGTGGAGGCTGCGTTCCTCCGATGGTCGTGGCCGCACGATCGTCAGCGACCTCAAGGGGGTGGCATGTCCGTACAACAGGGCAGCTCGAAGGTGCTCACGCTCACGAAGAGCGCACCCGCATCCGTCGTGCCTGACAGCTCGGAAGCCATCGACACGCGCACTCTGTCCCGCTCCCTGTTCCTGCGGCTCCGCGCGCTGGACGACGGGGGTACGGGCGACACCCCGGAGCGCACTTATGTGCGCGACACTCTCATCGAGCTCAATCTCCCCCTGGTGCGGTACGCCGCGGCCCGGTTCCGCTCCCGCAACGAACCGATGGAGGACATCGTCCAGGTCGGCACGATCGGCCTGATCAAGGCGATCGACCGGTTCGACTGCGAACGGGGCGTGGAATTCCCGACGTTCGCGATGCCGACGGTCGTCGGCGAGATCAAGCGCTTCTTCCGCGACACCTCGTGGTCGGTGCGGGTGCCGCGCCGGCTCCAGGAGCTGCGGCTCGCGCTCACCAAGGCCAGCGACGAGCTGGCGCAGAAGCTGGACCGCTCCCCGACCGTGCCCGAACTCGCCGTGGTGCTGGGGGTGTCGGAGGAGGACGTGGTCGACGGCCTCGCCGTCGGCAATGCATACACCGCCTCCTCGCTGGACTCGCCCTCGCCCGAGGACGACGGCGGCGAGGGCTCGCTCGCCGATCGCCTGGGGTACGAGGACACAGCCCTGGAGGGCGTGGAGTACCGCGAGTCGCTCAAGCCCCTGCTGGCCAAACTCCCGCCCCGCGAGCGCCAGATCATCATGCTCCGCTTCTTCGCGAACATGACGCAGTCGCAGATCGGCGAGGAGGTCGGCATCTCGCAGATGCATGTCTCGCGGCTGCTGACCCGTACGCTCGCGCAACTGCGAGAGGGTCTGATCGCCGACTGAACCCGGGCCACGGGGTTCCTCATTGACGGTCCGTCAGACACACTGACGCGATGCGACGACGTCATGGAGCGGTTCTCACGGCGGTCGCGCTCTGCCTCGGCGGGGCGCTGACCGCGTGCGGGAGCGGTGACGGCGACGGCTATGCGGCGGTCGGCGCCGCCGGATCGGGGCCCGAGGAGGCGCCCACGGCGGCCGTACCGCCCACGGGCAAGGTCGAGCTGGTGCCACTGGACCCGCCGGCCGGCGGCGATTCCGCGTCCGGCTCGGAGGAGTTGCCACCGGGGACGCCGGGGGCGCCGGGGGCGCCGGGCGGGTCCGCGACCACGCCGGGAGGGCAGGAGCTGCCTGCCGTGCCGGGCGGTGCCGGTACGGGCGGCGACACGAGCACAGGCGGTACGGGAAGTTCCGGCGGTACGAGCGGTGGGGGTACGAGCGGTGGCGGGGGCGCCACCCCGGCGCCCGGCACCACGCCACCGAAGCCGCGGCCGACACCCACTCCCGCGGGACCCGCCGTTCTGCGGCTCGGCGAACCACTGCGCGCGGCGCTGGACAAGCGCTGGTGCGAGCAGGTCACCGTGGAGTTCCGCAACACCGGCGGCTCAGCGGTGGCCTCCGGCACCGTCACCTTCGCAACGCACATCATCGGCGCGCTCGGGATCGACTGGGCGACCATCGAGTCGACGCAGCCGCTGCCCGCGCCGATCGCCGCGGGAGCGGTACGGAAACAGCCGTACACCGTGTGCGTGGACGCTTGGCGGGTTCCCCTGGGCATGCATATCGAGACCCAGGACGTCACCGCTGTGTGGAAGTGAGCCGGCCCGAGGCGAGCCGGCCCGACGTGAGCCGACCCCGGCAAGATCCGAAAGACACGCCCTACGCGAGGGCGAGGTAGGCGACGGCGCCGAGGATCACGACGGCCGCGATGATGCCGACGATCAGCCCGGTCTTGGAGCCGGACTGCGCGGCGGGCGCGGCCTGACGGCCCTGCGGCGCGCCCTCGTCGACGAAGGCGCGGAACATCTGCGTGCTGCCCGCGGGGTCGTAGTTGCCCTCGGGGCCCTGACCTTGGGGTGCATGGGGGTTGTGTGCCATGGGGCAGGACCCTAGCGAACCCGCCTGCCGCGCCCAACCCCGGGCGGGCAGCAGATTGCCCCTGTCCTCTGTCATGACCGCGCACATGCGAAGCCTTTGGGGTTCCTTTACTGCTGCAAGCCCGTTTTCATTTGCCTGCAGCAACCAACAGCTTCTATGGTTGCCCTAAGCAACAAGATATGAGAGGGGTCGGCTGCCATGGCCGCACAGAGCCAGTACGCGGAGCTGGCCCGCCGGCTCAGCGCCATCGGGGCCGTGAAACGCGGCCTCGCGCGGATGCTGCCCGCCGAGTGCCCGTCCGGTACAGCCGCCGTACTGACCCTGCTGGACCGGCACGGAGAGATGCGGATGAGCCGGCTCGCCGAGCTTCTCGCCGTCGACATGTCGGTGACCAGCCGGCATGTCGCCCACGCTGCGGAGCGCGGCTGGATCGAACGGCTCCCCGACCCGGGGGACAAGCGCTCCCGCATCCTGCGGCTGACCCCCACGGGCCTGGACATGATCGACGACCTGGCCAGGCGAACCACCGACATGTTCGCCCAGAACCTCAAGGACTGGTCCGACGAAGACGTCGGACAGCTGATCGTGATGCTGGCCCGCCTCCGCGACAGCTTCGGGGACTGCCGGGCCCACCACCCCACCCGTACACCCGCGTAGAAGGTAAGGAACTCGATGGCTACAACCACACCAACCGGTGTGCGGGGCGGCCACGCCAAGCACGGAGGACAACCCTCCGCCGACGGCGCGCCGATGACACACCGGCAGATCATGGAGGCGTTGTCCGGGCTGCTGCTCGGCATGTTCGTCGCCATTCTGTCGTCCACGATCGTCACCAACGCCCTGCCGGAGATCATCACCGACCTCGACGGCGGCCAGAGTGCCTACACCTGGGTGGTGACGGCCTCGCTGCTGGCGATGACCGCAACCACCCCGCTCTGGGGCAAGCTCTCGGACCTCTTCTCCAAGAAGCTGCTCGTCCAGATAGCCCTGGTCATCTACGTCCTGGGTTCGGTGGTCGCCGGACTCTCGCAGAGCGTCGGCATGCTGATCGCCTGCCGAGTCGTCCAGGGCATCGGCGTCGGCGGTCTCGCCGCCCTCGCGCAGATCGTGATGGCCGCGATGATCGCCCCGCGCGAGCGCGGCCGCTACAGCGGCTACCTCGGCGCGACCTTCGCCGTCGCCACCGTCGGCGGCCCGCTGCTCGGCGGCGTCATCACCGACACCGCCTGGCTCGGCTGGCGCTGGTGCTTCTACGTCGGCGTGCCCTTCGCGATCATCGCGCTGGTCGTCCTGCAGAAGACCCTGAAGCTCCCGGTCGTGAAGCGTCGGGTCAAGGTCGACTGGCCGGGCGCCTTCTTCATCAGCGCGGCGGTCTCGCTGCTGCTGGTCTGGGTGACCTTCGCCGGTGACAAGTACGACTGGATCTCCTGGCAGACGTACGCGATGGTCGGCGGCTCGATCGTGCTCGGCGCGCTCTTCCTCCTGGTGGAGTCGAGGGCGAGCGAGCCGATCATCCCGCTGCGGCTGTTCCGCAACCGCACCATCACGCTGGCCTCGCTGGCCTCGCTCTTCGTCGGTGTCGCGATGTTCGCGGGCACCGTCTTCTTCAGCCAGTACTTCCAGCTGGCGCGTGACAAGTCGCCGACGATGTCGGGCGTCATGACCATCCCGATGATCGGCGGCCTGTTCATCTCGTCGACCGTCTCGGGCCTGATCATCAC
The Streptomyces lunaelactis genome window above contains:
- a CDS encoding RNA polymerase sigma factor SigF, which codes for MSVQQGSSKVLTLTKSAPASVVPDSSEAIDTRTLSRSLFLRLRALDDGGTGDTPERTYVRDTLIELNLPLVRYAAARFRSRNEPMEDIVQVGTIGLIKAIDRFDCERGVEFPTFAMPTVVGEIKRFFRDTSWSVRVPRRLQELRLALTKASDELAQKLDRSPTVPELAVVLGVSEEDVVDGLAVGNAYTASSLDSPSPEDDGGEGSLADRLGYEDTALEGVEYRESLKPLLAKLPPRERQIIMLRFFANMTQSQIGEEVGISQMHVSRLLTRTLAQLREGLIAD
- a CDS encoding MarR family winged helix-turn-helix transcriptional regulator, coding for MAAQSQYAELARRLSAIGAVKRGLARMLPAECPSGTAAVLTLLDRHGEMRMSRLAELLAVDMSVTSRHVAHAAERGWIERLPDPGDKRSRILRLTPTGLDMIDDLARRTTDMFAQNLKDWSDEDVGQLIVMLARLRDSFGDCRAHHPTRTPA